The Flavobacterium sp. N2270 genome contains the following window.
GTGTGAATTCTGCTGATGATGAAATCCATGAAATTTTTCCTTTATAGGGTTTTGTTCCATCTTTATCATCAATAGTTACGTTTACATCTTGCCCGACTTTTATGGATGCTAATTGGGTTTCACTAAAATAAACTCGCAGTGTCATTTCATTTAAATTTGCCATTTTATATAATGGTTTACCAAAAGCTGTGATTTCGTTTGGTTCGGCATATTTGGCCAAAACAGTACCAGAAATTGGATTGAAGATTTTTGATTTTTTTAATTGGTCGTTTATCTTTTCAATCTGAATTTCAATCGATTTAACTTCGTTAATAATTGGTGCATTTTGGGTTTCAACACTTTGCATTTGTTGCTTTAAAACACTTACTTTTCCGTTTACTTCATCTACTTGACGTTTTGTTGCAGCACTTTCAGCAAACATATTTTGAATTCTTTTTTGCTCAATTAAAGTCGTTTTTAATTGTTCGTTTAACACATTTCGTTGTGATAAAACATTAGTTGATTTAGAATAAATCGTATTTTTTGAAGCCAATAATTGTTGTTTATTCAAATACAATTGAGTGGTATCTATTTGTCCAACTAAAGCGTTTTCTTGTAAAAGATCTCCTTCTTCAAGTTTTAGAAATTCGATTTTTCCGTTTGCTTCAGATGAAATAGTTATTTCTGTAGCTTCAAAGTTTCCAAAAGCATCTGCTTCATTTTTGTCTTTGTTACAAGAAAATATCGCTAATACTGTAATATATAAAATACTTTTTTTCATCTTAATGGGTTCCTTTAATAGTTTGATAATTTATTTTAGCCAATTCTAATTGTGTTTGATGTACTTTTTGATTGGTTTTAGCATCAAAAAGTTGATTTAATTCTGAAACATATTCAGATGTTGTAATCACACCATTTCGCATTTGAGAATCGGAAGATTGAACAACTTTATCCCGTAACAGAATAATTTGAGAATCTGTTTTAATAATGGTTTCTAGTTTAGAAATTTCAGATTGTAATTCGTTTAATTGCATTTGATTATTGGTTTCAAAAGTTTCTTTTTCAGTTGTAACAATTTCTTTTGCAATATCTAAAGCTTGTTTCTCCGATTTTGATTTATTCCAATCAAATACATTCCAATTCAATTTTAAACCTACAACATAAAAATCGTCAAATGAATTATTAAGCATGTTCAAACCTGGATTTCCATAACCTGCTTGTCCAAAAGCGTTTAATTTTGGTAAAATTGATTTTGAAACTACATTTTTTGAAGCATCTATTTGAGCTTGTTGCAATTCAAAAAATTTCATTTCAGGTCGAATTCCGTTTTTTTCTAAAGCAGAACTAGGTCTTTCTAAAACAGAGTTTTCTTTAATAGTTATTGAAGTTAAACCGGCTAAATTTTGAAGTTCTTTTATTCGTTGAAATGTATTTTCAGTTAATGCCTGTTCTAATTTTAACAATTCAGCTTCTAAAACTTGTTCAGATGAAGGCAACATAGCACCATTTTTTACACCTGATTTTACTTCTTTTATTTTTGAATGGATAGTGCTTTGTTTGGCTAATAATAATTCTCTTTGGTCTTGCCATAACAAAATCATCATGTATGAATAATTGATACGAGATTTAAGTTGATACAAATTAACAGCAACTAGTTGTTGCTGTGTAAGCATTTGAGCTTCTTTTAATTTGGTGTTTGCATTAATCATTCCTCCATTATAAAGTAATTGATTTACATCTAAAGTGGCTCTATATTGGTCTTTATTTATTGGTTCTACACCAGGTAAAGAAGTAGGTAATCCAATTACATCTGATTGATAAGTTGCCTGTGCGTTTATGTCTATTTTAGGTAATTTTGCTTTATTTAGAGCATCTATTTCAAACGTTGTTTTTTGTTGTAAAAAATTTGTTTGTTTAGCAATGGGATAATTTTTTTCTGCCAAAGCATAACATTCTTCAATCGTTAGTTTTTGTTGTGCATAAGAACTAATAGTTAAAATTAGAAGCAATATTGTTACTAAATTATTTTTCATAATTTAAATTTTTATTGAATTAATAATAAACTCCGATACTTCCGTTTTACGTTTTTTTAATAATTTCTTGTAGCTTTCTTTGTCCATATTCACAAGTGCCATTAATAGAGGTTCACCTATAAATGGAAAAATATTTAAGGATATAATATTAATAAACAATTGTTCTGCTTCAATTGGTTTAATAATGCCTTTATCTATCGCTTCAT
Protein-coding sequences here:
- a CDS encoding HlyD family secretion protein produces the protein MKKSILYITVLAIFSCNKDKNEADAFGNFEATEITISSEANGKIEFLKLEEGDLLQENALVGQIDTTQLYLNKQQLLASKNTIYSKSTNVLSQRNVLNEQLKTTLIEQKRIQNMFAESAATKRQVDEVNGKVSVLKQQMQSVETQNAPIINEVKSIEIQIEKINDQLKKSKIFNPISGTVLAKYAEPNEITAFGKPLYKMANLNEMTLRVYFSETQLASIKVGQDVNVTIDDKDGTKPYKGKISWISSSAEFTPKIIQTKEERVNLVYAVKIIVKNDGALKIGMPAEVKF
- a CDS encoding TolC family protein, with the protein product MKNNLVTILLLILTISSYAQQKLTIEECYALAEKNYPIAKQTNFLQQKTTFEIDALNKAKLPKIDINAQATYQSDVIGLPTSLPGVEPINKDQYRATLDVNQLLYNGGMINANTKLKEAQMLTQQQLVAVNLYQLKSRINYSYMMILLWQDQRELLLAKQSTIHSKIKEVKSGVKNGAMLPSSEQVLEAELLKLEQALTENTFQRIKELQNLAGLTSITIKENSVLERPSSALEKNGIRPEMKFFELQQAQIDASKNVVSKSILPKLNAFGQAGYGNPGLNMLNNSFDDFYVVGLKLNWNVFDWNKSKSEKQALDIAKEIVTTEKETFETNNQMQLNELQSEISKLETIIKTDSQIILLRDKVVQSSDSQMRNGVITTSEYVSELNQLFDAKTNQKVHQTQLELAKINYQTIKGTH